One segment of Solanum stenotomum isolate F172 chromosome 1, ASM1918654v1, whole genome shotgun sequence DNA contains the following:
- the LOC125872446 gene encoding zinc finger CCCH domain-containing protein 53-like: MDAYEATKIVFQRIQSLDPENASKIMGILLIQDHGEKEMIRLAFGPEALVHSVILKARKELGVSSNSPSTPSTPSSPSPFGGSVCFSRQNSSSSATSGRILGGLNLPSPLSITSNNNHSSTVSASWSTSPSFSEFQEADLVSPSASNISYTAASTNGMNNSTMNSSAPPFYCNGEVDLIDEFQLQDQLSFLNDGSPTLGPKNPDVYYQQQQQQQDLASSPSGDSMLFSSYNWGGGGCSSVNGLSHRRSCSVSDICLGADDPSGGLGWKPCLYFARGYCKNGSSCRFLHGAGPGEGEVGSPSKFEMMEHCQELLRSKSAHQQRLATASQLMASSNFPLSPMAANKCINFLQQQQLQSAESPRAAAALMMGDDMHKLSRGRFERGDFGLNGGAGIANPGSRQIYLTFPADSTFKEEDVSNYFSTYGPVQDVRIPYQQKRMFGFVTFVYPETVKTILAKGNPHFVCDARVLVKPYKEKGKVPEKFRY, from the exons ATGGATGCATATGAAGCTACAAAAATTGTTTTCCAAAGGATTCAAAGTTTGGATCCtgaaaatgcctcaaaaattatgGGGATTCTTCTGATACAAGACCATGGTGAGAAAGAAATGATTAGATTGGCTTTTGGTCCAGAAGCTTTAGTTCACTCAGTGATTCTTAAAGCAAGAAAAGAACTTGGTGTTTCTTCAAACTCACCTTCTACACCTTCAACTCCTTCTTCACCTTCACCTTTTGGTGGTTCAGTGTGTTTTTCGAGGCagaattcttcttcttcagctaCTTCTGGTAGGATTCTTGGTGGTTTAAACCTTCCTTCACCTCTTAGCATAACTAGTAACAACAACCACTCTTCAACTGTTTCTGCTTCTTGGAGTACTAGTCCTAGTTTCTCTGAGTTCCAAGAAGCTGATCTAGTTAGTCCTAGTGCTTCCAACATCTCATATACTGCTGCTAGTACTAATGGAATGAACAATTCCACCATGAATTCCTCTGCTCCTCCCTTTTATTGCAATGGAGAAGTAGACTTGATAGATGAGTTTCAACTACAGGACCAGCTTTCTTTCTTGAATGATGGGTCACCAACCTTGGGGCCTAAGAATCCTGATGTTTATTACCAACAACAGCAGCAACAGCAAGATTTAGCCTCAAGTCCAAGTGGGGATTCCATGCTTTTCTCTTCATATAACTGGGGTGGTGGTGGCTGCAGCTCAGTCAACGGGCTCTCTCATAGAAGGAGCTGCTCTGTGAGTGATATATGTTTGGGGGCTGATGACCCAAGTGGAGGACTTGGCTGGAAACCTTGTCTCTATTTTGCTAGAGGGTATTGCAAGAATGGAAGTAGCTGTAGGTTCCTTCATGGTGCTGGGCCTGGTGAGGGCGAGGTTGGGTCACCAAGCAAGTTTGAGATGATGGAACATTGCCAAGAACTTCTCAGATCTAAGTCAGCTCACCAGCAAAGACTAGCCACAGCTTCTCAGCTCATGGCTTCTTCTAACTTCCCTCTCTCTCCCATGGCTGCTAACAAATGCATCAACTTTCTTCAGCAGCAACAGTTGCAGTCTGCTGAGAGTCCCAG AGCAGCTGCAGCATTGATGATGGGTGATGACATGCATAAGTTGAGCAGAGGTCGTTTTGAAAGAGGGGATTTTGGACTGAATGGTGGAGCTGGAATAGCAAATCCAGGTTCAAGGCAAATTTACTTGACATTTCCTGCTGATAGTACTTTCAAAGAAGAGGATGTTTCCAATTATTTCAG CACTTATGGGCCTGTTCAAGATGTGAGGATTCCATATCAGCAAAAGAGGATGTTTGGTTTTGTTACATTTGTTTATCCAGAGACTGTGAAGACCATTCTTGCCAAAGGAAATCCTCATTTTGTATGTGATGCTAGGGTGCTTGTCAAGCCTTACAAAGAGAAAGGCAAAGTCCCAGAGAAGTTTAGGTATTAA
- the LOC125872413 gene encoding uncharacterized protein LOC125872413 isoform X2, with protein MEEQASSNSSSSTGASSSQLQPSLDDCLKLLRGERDEQRLAGLLLVTKFCSKDDHTAIRKVYDALGPQFLHRLLRTGIGKGSDVGSDNRDAYLQLSITVLAAFCRVPQIAASEEMINKIPLILETISKEAGSPIIEDCYEYLFLVSTASEEGVQTLYKSGGLTVLASQMMILPDGSHMIELALRLVQIIVIKLPSEYVYSEHPTDLSMVVCAVAKQFAVLQNALKFEALHLLSTILSNRYSAPVYDALRLMENDVWSTNLRIGIVAILQNRVAPSHKLHALVLAECVISIVGERWLIGEMNLTGSQVSLPADRCILLILESSRVEIAVLLNDLASLKYDASNASSNRENILVKQRNLGVAFSLVEKIIKLISSFGGEESTANAIISESTFTKIISGLNETIGVVLDYIRDAKEHGQMKGDDLLAAVRVIGSYLAEAPDACKDKVIELLGYMLSIEGEDELSPFYSICFLLPMLCQITLKTGGCKILASSGAFREVVGYLIALIDQNNFTSEDNGSIFLACDTILNLLLKQEQIEFPSDDPSFIRLLVALSRWAEGMDDASIIMMASSICSLILNLTSEEALLNHPDFTSGDIGNLSKIIRRSFVMCGQDLISDDAKAEVDLFQIITSAYSSWADRFPSIKQAVESSGPFGFRCVS; from the exons ATG GAAGAACAAGCTTCAAgcaatagtagtagtagtactgGGGCATCATCATCTCAACTACAACCTTCATTAGATGATTGTTTGAAGCTACTCAGAGGAGAAAGGGATGAACAGAGGTTAGCGGGTCTACTTCTTGTTACCAAATTTTGCAGTAAAGATGACCATACAGCCATTCGCAAGGTTTACGATGCCCTAGGACCTCAATTCCTACACCGACTGCTTCGAACTG GAATAGGGAAAGGAAGTGATGTCGGGAGCGATAATCGTGATGCCTACTTGCAATTGTCAATCACAGTTCTTGCAGCATTTTGTAGAGTTCCCCAGATTGCAGCTTCTGAAGAAATGATTAATAAGATTCCTCTCATTCTAGAGACAATATCCAAAGA AGCAGGATCACCTATCATTGAAGACTGCTATGAATATTTGTTTTTGGTCTCAACGGCGAGTGAAGAAGGGGTTCAAACCTTGTACAAATCTGGTGGCTTGACCGTGCTAGCTTCACAAATGATGATTCTACCCGATG GTTCTCATATGATTGAACTTGCTCTGAGACTTGTGCAAATCATTGTCATTAAGCTACCCTCAGAATATGTTTATTCTGAGCATCCAACTGACCTGTCAATGGTG GTGTGTGCAGTGGCAAAGCAGTTTGCTGTACTACAGAATGCACTGAAATTTGAAGCGCTTCACCTCCTATCAACTATCCTGTCCAACAGATATTCT GCACCTGTATATGATGCTCTTCGCTTAATGGAAAATGATGTTTGGTCAACAAATTTGCGGATTGGTATTGTGGCTATCTTGCAAAATCGAGTTG CACCTTCACATAAACTTCATGCTCTTGTTCTGGCTGAGTGTGTCATATCAATTGTTGGTGAACGGTGGCTTATTGGGGAGATGAACTTAACTGGTTCTCAGGTTTCCCTGCCTGCTGACAG GTGCATTCTGCTTATTTTGGAGTCGTCAAGGGTTGAAATTGCTGTTCTTCTAAATGATCTGGCATCCTTAAAATATGATGCCTCCAACGCATCCTCGAATAGAGAGAACATTCTTGTGAAGCAGAGGAATCTTGGTGTAGCCTTCTCTTtggttgaaaaaataattaaacttattTCTAGTTTTGGTGGAGAAG AGTCAACTGCCAATGCTATTATCAGTGAGAGCACTTTCACAAAAATCATTTCTGGGCTCAATGAGACAATTGGTGTTGTTTTGGACTATATACGAGATGCTAAG GAGCATGGACAGATGAAAGGGGATGATCTTCTAGCAGCAGTGCGAGTAATCGGAAG CTATCTTGCAGAAGCACCAGATGCATGTAAAGATAAGGTCATAGAACTCCTAGGTTATATGCTTTCAATTGAAGGGGAAGATGAATTGAG TCCTTTTTATTCCATCTGTTTTTTGCTTCCAATGCTGTGCCAAATAACTCTCAAGACTGGAGGATGTAAAATTTTAGCTTCCTCGGGTGCATTTAGAGAA GTTGTTGGTTACCTCATTGCTTTGATTGACCAAAACAATTTTACATCTGAGGATAATGGTTCTATATTCTTGGCTTGCGATACAATTTTGAATCTTCTTCTAAAG CAGGAACAAATTGAATTTCCCTCAGATGATCCCAGTTTTATCAGACTTTTAGTAGCATTGTCACGTTGGGCGG AGGGTATGGATGATGCATCTATTATCATGATGGCATCAAGCATCTGTTCGCTTATACTCAATTTGACATCAGAGGAAGCTCTTCTAAATCATCCAGACTTCACTAGTGGCGATATTGGTAATCTGTCAAAGATCATTAGACGAAGCTTTGTGATGTGTGGTCAG GACTTGATATCCGATGATGCTAAAGCTGAAGTAGATCTTTTTCAGATAATTACCTCAG CATATTCATCATGGGCTGATCGGTTTCCTAGCATTAAACAAGCTGTGGAGAGCTCAGGGCCTTTTGGATTTCGATGTGTTTCATAG
- the LOC125872413 gene encoding uncharacterized protein LOC125872413 isoform X1: MEEQASSNSSSSTGASSSQLQPSLDDCLKLLRGERDEQRLAGLLLVTKFCSKDDHTAIRKVYDALGPQFLHRLLRTGIGKGSDVGSDNRDAYLQLSITVLAAFCRVPQIAASEEMINKIPLILETISKEAGSPIIEDCYEYLFLVSTASEEGVQTLYKSGGLTVLASQMMILPDGSHMIELALRLVQIIVIKLPSEYVYSEHPTDLSMVVCAVAKQFAVLQNALKFEALHLLSTILSNRYSAPVYDALRLMENDVWSTNLRIGIVAILQNRVAPSHKLHALVLAECVISIVGERWLIGEMNLTGSQVSLPADRCILLILESSRVEIAVLLNDLASLKYDASNASSNRENILVKQRNLGVAFSLVEKIIKLISSFGGEESTANAIISESTFTKIISGLNETIGVVLDYIRDAKEHGQMKGDDLLAAVRVIGSYLAEAPDACKDKVIELLGYMLSIEGEDELSPFYSICFLLPMLCQITLKTGGCKILASSGAFREVVGYLIALIDQNNFTSEDNGSIFLACDTILNLLLKEQIEFPSDDPSFIRLLVALSRWAEGMDDASIIMMASSICSLILNLTSEEALLNHPDFTSGDIGNLSKIIRRSFVMCGQDLISDDAKAEVDLFQIITSAYSSWADRFPSIKQAVESSGPFGFRCVS, from the exons ATG GAAGAACAAGCTTCAAgcaatagtagtagtagtactgGGGCATCATCATCTCAACTACAACCTTCATTAGATGATTGTTTGAAGCTACTCAGAGGAGAAAGGGATGAACAGAGGTTAGCGGGTCTACTTCTTGTTACCAAATTTTGCAGTAAAGATGACCATACAGCCATTCGCAAGGTTTACGATGCCCTAGGACCTCAATTCCTACACCGACTGCTTCGAACTG GAATAGGGAAAGGAAGTGATGTCGGGAGCGATAATCGTGATGCCTACTTGCAATTGTCAATCACAGTTCTTGCAGCATTTTGTAGAGTTCCCCAGATTGCAGCTTCTGAAGAAATGATTAATAAGATTCCTCTCATTCTAGAGACAATATCCAAAGA AGCAGGATCACCTATCATTGAAGACTGCTATGAATATTTGTTTTTGGTCTCAACGGCGAGTGAAGAAGGGGTTCAAACCTTGTACAAATCTGGTGGCTTGACCGTGCTAGCTTCACAAATGATGATTCTACCCGATG GTTCTCATATGATTGAACTTGCTCTGAGACTTGTGCAAATCATTGTCATTAAGCTACCCTCAGAATATGTTTATTCTGAGCATCCAACTGACCTGTCAATGGTG GTGTGTGCAGTGGCAAAGCAGTTTGCTGTACTACAGAATGCACTGAAATTTGAAGCGCTTCACCTCCTATCAACTATCCTGTCCAACAGATATTCT GCACCTGTATATGATGCTCTTCGCTTAATGGAAAATGATGTTTGGTCAACAAATTTGCGGATTGGTATTGTGGCTATCTTGCAAAATCGAGTTG CACCTTCACATAAACTTCATGCTCTTGTTCTGGCTGAGTGTGTCATATCAATTGTTGGTGAACGGTGGCTTATTGGGGAGATGAACTTAACTGGTTCTCAGGTTTCCCTGCCTGCTGACAG GTGCATTCTGCTTATTTTGGAGTCGTCAAGGGTTGAAATTGCTGTTCTTCTAAATGATCTGGCATCCTTAAAATATGATGCCTCCAACGCATCCTCGAATAGAGAGAACATTCTTGTGAAGCAGAGGAATCTTGGTGTAGCCTTCTCTTtggttgaaaaaataattaaacttattTCTAGTTTTGGTGGAGAAG AGTCAACTGCCAATGCTATTATCAGTGAGAGCACTTTCACAAAAATCATTTCTGGGCTCAATGAGACAATTGGTGTTGTTTTGGACTATATACGAGATGCTAAG GAGCATGGACAGATGAAAGGGGATGATCTTCTAGCAGCAGTGCGAGTAATCGGAAG CTATCTTGCAGAAGCACCAGATGCATGTAAAGATAAGGTCATAGAACTCCTAGGTTATATGCTTTCAATTGAAGGGGAAGATGAATTGAG TCCTTTTTATTCCATCTGTTTTTTGCTTCCAATGCTGTGCCAAATAACTCTCAAGACTGGAGGATGTAAAATTTTAGCTTCCTCGGGTGCATTTAGAGAA GTTGTTGGTTACCTCATTGCTTTGATTGACCAAAACAATTTTACATCTGAGGATAATGGTTCTATATTCTTGGCTTGCGATACAATTTTGAATCTTCTTCTAAAG GAACAAATTGAATTTCCCTCAGATGATCCCAGTTTTATCAGACTTTTAGTAGCATTGTCACGTTGGGCGG AGGGTATGGATGATGCATCTATTATCATGATGGCATCAAGCATCTGTTCGCTTATACTCAATTTGACATCAGAGGAAGCTCTTCTAAATCATCCAGACTTCACTAGTGGCGATATTGGTAATCTGTCAAAGATCATTAGACGAAGCTTTGTGATGTGTGGTCAG GACTTGATATCCGATGATGCTAAAGCTGAAGTAGATCTTTTTCAGATAATTACCTCAG CATATTCATCATGGGCTGATCGGTTTCCTAGCATTAAACAAGCTGTGGAGAGCTCAGGGCCTTTTGGATTTCGATGTGTTTCATAG